In Rhizobium sp. 9140, the genomic stretch CGTCACCGGGCCGATTGCCTTCGTCGCCTTCCTCGCAGGCCCTATCGCCGCACGCATCGTTCGCTCAAACGGATCTCTGCTCCTGCCGGCAGCGCTCGTCGGGGCGATCCTCGTTCTCGTCGGCGATTATGTCGGGCAGGTGCTGCTGCCCAGCCGCTACCCGGTCGGCGTCATTACCGGCGCTCTCGGCGCGCCATACCTCATTTTCCTGATTGTCCGCGTCAACCGGACAGGAGGTTCGCTGTGACCAATCATTCCCTCGTCGCAACGGGGCTTTCCGCAGGTTATGACGGCAAGGAGATCCTGAACGGGCTCGATCTGACGATCCCCTCCGGCCGGATCACCGTGATCGTCGGCGCCAATGCCTGTGGGAAATCCACCTTCCTGCGCACGCTGTCGCGGCTGCTTGTCCCGACGAAGGGACATGTGCTGCTCGATGGCAGGTCGATCCACCGCACGCCGGCGCGTCAGCTCGCCCGCACGCTCGGCCTTCTGCCGCAAGCGCCCATCGCGCCGGAGGGCATGACCGTCGCCGATCTCGTCAGCCGTGGTCGTCATCCCCACAAGAGCCTGTTCTCTCGCTGGACGCGCAGCGACGACGAGGCCGTGGATGGCGCGCTCGCCGCGACGAAAACCTTCGATCTCGCCGAGAGGCCCGTCGACGAGCTTTCCGGCGGCCAGCGCCAGCGGGTCTGGATCGCCATGGCGCTGGCCCAGGAGACCGAAATCCTGTTGCTGGACGAGCCCACGACCTTCCTCGACATCAACCATCAGATCGAGGTGCTCGACCTCCTCACGGATCTCAACCGCGAGCGCGGCACGACGGTCGTCATGGTGCTGCACGATCTCAACCTCGCGGCCCGCTATGCCGATGATCTCGTCGCCATGGCCGGGGGACGGATTTACGCTTTCGGCACGCCCGAAGCGGTGCTGACGGAAGACATGGTCCGCGAGGTCTTCGGCCTCGAAAGCCGCATCATTAAAGATCCCCTGTCGGGCCGCCCCATGATGCTGCCCATCGGGCGCCACAGGATGGCCGGTAGCGGGAGTTGATCTCCAGCCCTGGCGGATGTTACGCCGCATCGAGA encodes the following:
- a CDS encoding ABC transporter ATP-binding protein — its product is MTNHSLVATGLSAGYDGKEILNGLDLTIPSGRITVIVGANACGKSTFLRTLSRLLVPTKGHVLLDGRSIHRTPARQLARTLGLLPQAPIAPEGMTVADLVSRGRHPHKSLFSRWTRSDDEAVDGALAATKTFDLAERPVDELSGGQRQRVWIAMALAQETEILLLDEPTTFLDINHQIEVLDLLTDLNRERGTTVVMVLHDLNLAARYADDLVAMAGGRIYAFGTPEAVLTEDMVREVFGLESRIIKDPLSGRPMMLPIGRHRMAGSGS